The genomic window GACCGTCAGGTGCTCTGGCTGCGCGACCTCCAGTCAGGCCGGGCGGTTAACCTGACCGGCGAGCTGGACCGCAGCGTGGGCGAGGTGATCTGGGACCCCGGGGGTAGATATCTGTATTTCACGGCCACGGACGAGGGCAAAGAGTCGATTTACCGGGTCAATGCGGGGTTCGGCGACGGCAGCCGGGTGGTGGAGAAACTGACCAACAGCCGCAGTTTCAGCGCACTGGGGATTACGCCCGACGGCCGGACCCTGGTGGCGCTGCGCAAGAGTTTCCACGAGCCGGCCGAGCTGGTTGCGATGAACGCCGACGGGACCGCGGCGCGAAACCTGACCAGTCTCAACGACCCCCTGCTGGCTGAACTGGACATGCGCGTGGCCGAGAGTTTCCGTTTTCCGGCCGAGGACGGAGTGCCGGTCCACGGGTTTCTGATCCGCCCGCCGGGGTTCGACGCCGGCAAGATATACCCGCTGGTATACCTGATCCACGGCGGACCGCAGGGCGCCTGGACAGAGGAGTTCCACTACCGCTGGAACGCCCAGATGTGGGCCTCGTGGGGCTACGTGATCGTGATGGTCAACCCGAGGGGCTCCACCGGCTACGGCCAGCAGTTCACCGACCAGATCTCCGGCGACTGGGGCGGCAAATGTTATCGTGACCTTATGCGCGGTCTGGACTACGTGCTGGCCAACTACGACTTTATCGATCCCGAGCGTCTCGGAGCGGCGGGAGCCTCGTTCGGCGGCTATATGATCAACTGGATCAACGGCCACACCGAGCGGTTCGACGTGCTGGTCAACCACGACGGGGTCTACAACCTGGAGAGCGAGTACGGCTCCACCGAGGAACTCTGGTTTCCCGAGTGGGAATTCGCCGGCACGCCCTGGGACAACCCCACGCTCTACCGCCTCTGGTCGCCTCATCGCCATGCCGCCAAGTTCAGCACGCCGGAGCTGATAATCCACGGCGAGCAGGATTTCCGCGTTCCGCCGGAGCAGGGCCTGATGCCGTTCACCACCCTCAAGCGCATGGGGATCGACACTCGCCTGCTGTACTTCCCCAACGAGGGGCACTGGGTGCAGGAGGCGAAAAACAGCGAACTCTGGCACAACGTGATTCGCGAGTGGCTGGATAAGTATCTCAAGCCCTGACTGACTGGACTAACTGGAACGGATGTGATCCGGGAGATTGTTAAAATTGGCGGATACCACCTTAAAAGACTCAATCCTCTCAACAGTGGACGGGCAGACGGAGAGAGAACTGTTGGAGCGGGCGCTGGACAACGGGCAGGAGCACCTGTTCGATGGTTGGGACAAGCGCGATGAGAGCTACCGGCAGACCCTGCTGTCGGAGCTGAAAAAGATCGACTGGGAGATCGTGGCCGAGGCGCGCGAGATCCTGTCTGACGGCGCGGAGCAGGAACAACTCGGCGAACAGGATATCGAGCCGATGATGATGCGCGCCTACGGCGAGCAGGACGAGTACCGGATGACGGAGGAGGAAATCGGCCGCCAGGCTCTGATCGACGGCAAGGCTGCATGGCTGATTCCAGCCGGTGGTTCGGGCAGCCGGCTGGTGAAAGTACTGGATGAGATCTACGATTCCCTGCCGTTCAAGCGCCGCTACCGGGTGGCCGATTCCGAGATGCGCACGTTCGACGAGGCCTGCGCCAAGGGGCAGTTGCCGATCACGCCCGTGCTGGGCAAGAGCCTCTACGGCCTGTTTATCGAGCAGACCCTGGCCCTGGGCGCCAGGGTCAACCGCATGCCCGTGCTGCTTTTCATGCTCAGCGATATCACCCACGAGGCCTCGCTGACCACTATCACCGGACACCAGTTTTATGAGCCCCTCAAAAAGGCGATCGTCCTGTTCGACCACGGGGTCAACCCCGTGCTGGACGACGGTGGCAGGGTTATCCCGCACGACGACCAGGGGCACCTTGCCTTCAGCGGCAATGGCAACGGCGGAATGTTCAAGGCGATGGAGCAAACCCCGTGGGACGGAGCGGAAAATATCTTCAAGTGGCTCGAGGGCCAGGGTGTCGAGATGGTCGGTTTCTCCAATGTCGATAACCCCGTTGCCGACGTGATCCTGCCCCACATGCTGGGCAGCCACGAGCGGCTGAACGCCGCCCTCAGTTTCGGCGTGGTCAGGAAAGTTGACGCCGAGGAGCGGGTGGGGATGATTGTCAAGCTGACCGGCAAGCCCCACCTGGACAAGATCGAGTACAACCTGTTTCCCGAGGCCCTGGCCGCCAGGCGCAAGCCCGACGACCCGGACCGTCTGCTGTTCGAGCACGGCGACGTCAACGTGTTTATCATGGACCTCGGCCTGATGGGCGCGGTGGACCACCTTCCCCTGTGCCTGTACCGCAACAAGGAAATCCGCACCGAGTTGGGCCGCAAGCTGGGTGTTAAATTCGAATCGTTCACGTTCCATATCATCCAGCATGCGCTCGCCGAGGCGGTGGATGTCAAGGAGATCCTGCGCGAGGAGCAGTTCATGCCCACCAAAAACTCGGTGGGACGAGACAGCCCGGCCACGGTGATCCGCGCGCTCTGCACCCGCAACATGCGCTGGCTGGCCGAGCAGGGAGCCGAGCTTGCCGTACAGACAGTCGATGACAGCCTGGATGATTACCTGAAACTGTGCTGCGAACGGCTGCTCCCGGCCGCCGGCGGAACCGCGCTGGAGGGCGAGGTCCGGGGGATTTGCAGCCTTGTCGATAAAATGCTGCAAGACGGCGAAGCAAAAGATCCTGCAAAATTATTCGAGGCCTGCCATGACCTGGGCGCGGCCGCAGACAAGCAGGGCCTTGCCGCACTGAAACTGGCCGCTGACCACGCCTACAGTATCCTTCAGCCCGGCGAGGCTCGCTCGTTTGTCGAGTTCAGCCCCGCGTTCGCCCTGGAGAAGGAGGACCTGGCCGAGGCCGGGGTGGGCGAGGGCTGGGTGCTGGGCCGCGACTGCCAGCTGGCGCTCACCGGTCATCCCACGCAGGTGAGTTTCGGCGAGAATTTCCGGGTCGGCGATAACGCGGTGTTCATCCTGGACGTGAAGAACGAGTACGGCCGGGTGCTTATGGGCGATGACCGCTGGCTGACGTTGAAGCTCGAGGAAGCGGGCAAGGCCGAGGTGGGCGATAACGTGACAATTGCCGACGGGGCCGTGGTGGAAGTCCACGTGCACGGCAGCGGCAGGCTGGTTATCCCCGGGGGCGCAACTATCGAGGGCGAGCATTTCGTGGAGATAGCCGATGGGGAAGAAGTGACGCTGGGAGGGTGATTCTCGCTGTTTATTACCAAGTTAAGAAAAAGCTCCCGCCGGATGGCGGGGCTTTTTGTATTATGCCACTGGCATTTGATCCCAAACTTTTCCTTCTAATACCCTTCCATTCTTTTTCTTGTTAAAACCGCCCCATTGTTTGAAATAGAATGGGATATTCAAAGCCAAGCATTGATCTCTCAAGCTTTGCACCCATTTGTAATTTATTCTTCTTGATTTGGGGCCAGATTCGCCTCCTACTATAACCCAATCTATTCCGCTAAGGTCATAGTCTATTGGACCCAGCAGCGGTTCAAAAGAGACAAATTTTATTTCCGCATCTGTATATTTCAAATTATCAATTCGATAACAGAAGTCCTGACTTTCTACAGAAACACCCATCCAAATGTTTTCTTTCCAATTCAAGATTAAATTTAAATCTAGTAATCTTTTTGACCGTTTTGTTAGAACCTGGTAAATATGCCAGTCCGCTTGTGACATAGTATTGAATACATCAAGTATAAAAGATTCTGGTACCTTTGCGTGAAACAGATCGCTCATCGAATTAACAAAGATGACTTGTGGTTTTTTCCACGCCAATGGTAATGAAACAGCTGTTTTATGCAGAGTGAGTTCAAAGCCATTTCTATAATTGGGTTGTCCCATTGCTCTAAGCCGAATTGCCATTCTTTCTGCATAGCAGTTATAACAACCTGAACTAATCTTTGTGCAGCCGGTTACTGGATTCCAGGTGGATTCTGTCCACTCTATTTTGGAGCTATTAGCCATTTCTATTACCACTTTTTAAGTATTTTTTGAATATATCATTAATAATTTTTAATCCCGTCCTGTTTTGAGTGGCAAATATAAGATAGTACAAAACGCTATTGCCTTCTGTCTTCATCGGTAATGGGTCGCTTACATACCGAAAATTAGCAATTGCCTGCAATCTGTTTTTATAGGCCTCCAGAATATTTTTATCTGCGATATGAGTATCCTCCTCATCAAATAAATCCGACTGGATATCGCCTTTTATATCCTGCCAGCTATTGTCTCCCCAAAATTTATTCATCCTCTGTATTTCGTTATCTTTTATTTTGCTCTTTTTATGAGGAAAAATGTTTCTCCGTAAATCGTAAATTGAGAAATGTATTAAGACCTCTATTGTTTGTAGCTTACCCGCAAGTTCAACCAATTTCCAATCAATGTGTATCCCTTTGGGATCGAGAAAACACAATCCCTTTCTACCTTGTTCTTTTGTAATATTGGGGAAAACCAACTCTGGAATCATTTTGTTACAATCGCCCCAATAAATATAAACGTTATCCCTTGAACCACATAATGCTTTAAGGTTTTGATAGTTTTCTTGATCTACATCAAAAAAATAGTATTCGGTAAAGGGTGGTTCAATCTCTAGTACTGCTATAGGGCTCCCTGGAACTTTTATATTTTTATCTGTTACAAACTCTCCATAACCAGCAAAGGCATCAATATAAACGTATTCCCAACTTGTCTTTGATAAAATGCCTGAATAAGCTTTGGCATACTTGCACAAAAGATTGATTTTATCCTGCGACCATCTTCTTATAACTTCATCCATTACTATCTCTCCTAAATTTTTTTCATGTCGTCCTCCTGGATTATAACATTTTTGATAATATTATGTCAATCTAATATCTGTGATAGACTGGTAACCTTAGCAGGCTGCTTAACAAAGTGTTTCTGTAAACAGAGAGTTCGCGTCGAAAAACTATACATCCAAATGCAAAAAGTCCCCGCCTTCCAGCGGGGGCTTTTTGCTTTCTCG from Candidatus Glassbacteria bacterium includes these protein-coding regions:
- a CDS encoding S9 family peptidase: MTSASRFSPLFFICVLLSVPSAANSARPLEFSDLLRINRISSPAVSPDGKRVAFVSTTFEPYTYKSKSDIYLVPLTGGEPHALTTNGRGNGRPMFTPDGGALIFASSRSGSRQFYRLPLERAGEAEQITSFGSGAMGGALSPDGEHLLFHSRILVDSSAVVYEQDPDKPRARIIDNLLFRHWDRWRNGGYSHLFVQKIGTGEAPVDLTPGRVDCPPVSLGSRMDYAVGAESKHVYYVANRDPMTAKSTNNDLWRVDIDGGGLAKLTANPADDNMTLISPDGRYLAYRAMARAGFESDRQVLWLRDLQSGRAVNLTGELDRSVGEVIWDPGGRYLYFTATDEGKESIYRVNAGFGDGSRVVEKLTNSRSFSALGITPDGRTLVALRKSFHEPAELVAMNADGTAARNLTSLNDPLLAELDMRVAESFRFPAEDGVPVHGFLIRPPGFDAGKIYPLVYLIHGGPQGAWTEEFHYRWNAQMWASWGYVIVMVNPRGSTGYGQQFTDQISGDWGGKCYRDLMRGLDYVLANYDFIDPERLGAAGASFGGYMINWINGHTERFDVLVNHDGVYNLESEYGSTEELWFPEWEFAGTPWDNPTLYRLWSPHRHAAKFSTPELIIHGEQDFRVPPEQGLMPFTTLKRMGIDTRLLYFPNEGHWVQEAKNSELWHNVIREWLDKYLKP
- a CDS encoding phage Gp37/Gp68 family protein; this encodes MANSSKIEWTESTWNPVTGCTKISSGCYNCYAERMAIRLRAMGQPNYRNGFELTLHKTAVSLPLAWKKPQVIFVNSMSDLFHAKVPESFILDVFNTMSQADWHIYQVLTKRSKRLLDLNLILNWKENIWMGVSVESQDFCYRIDNLKYTDAEIKFVSFEPLLGPIDYDLSGIDWVIVGGESGPKSRRINYKWVQSLRDQCLALNIPFYFKQWGGFNKKKNGRVLEGKVWDQMPVA
- the tcmP gene encoding three-Cys-motif partner protein TcmP, with protein sequence MDEVIRRWSQDKINLLCKYAKAYSGILSKTSWEYVYIDAFAGYGEFVTDKNIKVPGSPIAVLEIEPPFTEYYFFDVDQENYQNLKALCGSRDNVYIYWGDCNKMIPELVFPNITKEQGRKGLCFLDPKGIHIDWKLVELAGKLQTIEVLIHFSIYDLRRNIFPHKKSKIKDNEIQRMNKFWGDNSWQDIKGDIQSDLFDEEDTHIADKNILEAYKNRLQAIANFRYVSDPLPMKTEGNSVLYYLIFATQNRTGLKIINDIFKKYLKSGNRNG